DNA from Asticcacaulis sp. ZE23SCel15:
CTGATGGGCACGCGGGAAGGCGAGGCGAAAGGCTATAGCGAGGCCGAACTGGATGCCTGGGCGGCGCGGCTTAAAACCTACGCCGCCGGGAAGGTTCCGGATGATCTCGACGCGGTGGATCGCACGACCGATGGTAAGAGTCGCGATGTCTATGCCTTTGTCATCAGCGGCCATAAGGTGCTTAATCCGGCGGCGGCCATGGCGTTGATCGACCGCGTGAAGGGCTGACGGTTCGTGTGGTTGGAAGAGCCCCCACCACCATTTCGCTATCGCAAAGCGGTCCCCCTCCCCATTAAAATGGGGAGATATAAGTAAGAGTGAGAGCCTACTTCATACTCCTCCAACTTGTTGGGGGAGGTGGATGGCTGAAAGCCAGACGGAGGGGAGCTTCTTACTTATCCTCCGCCGTAATCCGGTCGTTCCGGAGGGTGCCAATACTGAACCGGCGCGCGCAGAGGGTTTTGAGGGTCGATAACCCGCGCTAAGGGCGGCTCAGGTTTGGGCGCAGGCACCATGACCTCATCGGACAGGTCATCAATCAGGTCGTCGTCTTCGTCGCCATAGCCTTCAAAATCGTCATCGCAGGTCTTTGGCCAATCAGTATAAACGGGGGGTGCCGAAACCGGCGCAGGCGCGGGCTGAGTGGTTTTGGCTTCCTCTGCTTCGCGCATCAGCCGCAAACCGTTGACGCGGTCCACCCAGTAGGCGTGGTGTTCGGCCCGTCTTTGCGCGGTTTGTGCCGCCTCTGCCGCCTCTTGTTCAGGGGTGAGCGGAGGCGGGGGCGCGCGGCGTTCAGCTATATCGACGCGGGCGTAGAGCCGTTCGATCAACAGGCCGGTGCGCATACCGCGTTCAACCTCTGCCACGTCCTGCGGCGGGGCCAAATCCTCAAGATGATCCAGCATCCGGTCAGCAAACGCGCGCAACTTCGCCCGCCGTTCTTCGGACGTATAGCGTTCAGCCGTGTGCGTGCCGGATTCCATCCCCTAAGCATGGGGCAAACGGTCAGTGCGGGGATAAGTTCTCTTCTCCTCCCTGTGCCTGCGCTCAAGCAGCGAACGGGGCCGGCCTTCCGGCGGTAGCGCGCTAAAAGGCATGGGGAGGTGGCGCGGCGTAGTCCGCGACGGAGGGGGACGGCTGAGGCGAGGTGGCCTGCACCGGCTTTAAGGCATCACGCAAACTAAGGACAGTGGGTGGGAATCAGGGCGGCGCTATCCCCCTCCGTCATTTTCGCTGCGCTCAATGCCACCTCCCCATCTGCGCCAAAGGGCTTGATAGGGAGGAGAAAAAGATGGCCCCCTCCGTCGGCTTCGCCGCCTCCTCCCCCGTAAACAGGGGAGGAGAAAAAGGCACCGACCTGTCCGTCTGCGCACGGTTCCGGGTGCAGGGCCGCGGCCCTGCCGGCTCAAAACATCGTGAACGGACGGTGTTTTAAGGTCTTAATGCGTTCCTGATGGTTGATTTTTATAATTACCATGGCTTTCTTATGGGAAATAGCACAGGTATTAAACGTACAATTTGTGCCAGCCACCGTTACTAAGTTGTTTGCGGTAAAAGGCGGCGTATTTACGCCGGACCCTACTTCAAGATACTGGAATTTTACCTGACAAACCCGGTTTGTCAGCCGGTGGAGGTGCGCGTTCATTTCATATTTGAGGTCGGATCATGCTGCAAGAACAGACTGTAGGAGTGGGGTCATCGGATATGACCTTTGAATTAGCTGACGTGGCGGTGGTAGCACCGCAATCCAGCCAGCGGGCGCAGTCTGCCCCTAAAATCCGTCGCGCGGCCATTATGGGTAATTTCCCGCCGCGTATGTGCGGGCTGGCGACCTTTACCCGCGATATGTATGCCTGCCTGTCGCGCGCCTTGCCCAAGGCGGGCTGGCGGGTGGTTGCCATGAATGATCCGAACGGCGCCTATGACTATCCGGATGTGGTCACCGACCAGATTGCTCAGAACGACCCTGAGGCCTATCGCCGTCTGGCCGCAAGCCTTAATGCGGACGGTATCGATGTGATGTTCGTGCAGCATGAGTTTGGCATTTTCGGCGGCCCGGCCGGAGAGTATCTGATCGAATGTCTTGAGCGCCTGAATATGCCGGTGGTGACCACCCTGCATACGGTGCTGGAAACGCCTAATGACGATCAGAAGCGCGTCATGGCAGCGCTGATCCGCGTGTCATCGACCCTGATCACCATGGCCGAGCGCGGGGCGAAAATCCTGCGCGAGGTCTATAAGGTGCCCGATGCCCAGATCCTTGTGGTCCCGCATGGCGCGCCGTCGCGCCCGCTGGGGGATACGGAGCGATTTAAAGAAGTCTTCGGCGTGGGCGGCCAAAAAACCCTGATGACCTTTGGGTTACTGTCGCCCAACAAGGGCATTGAGACCATCATCAAGGCCCTGCCGGATATTCTCGATAGCACACCGGACCTTAGCTATCTGATCGTCGGTGCCACCCATCCCCATCTGGTGGCGTCTCAGGGCGAAGCTTACCGCGACAGCCTGATGGATATGGCGCGCCAGTTGGGCGTCGAAGACCACATCGTCTTTGTGAACCGATTTATGGACGATGCCGAATTGATCGATATCCTTCAGGCGACTGATATTTATGTGACGCCGTACCTGACCGAAACTCAGATCACGTCGGGGACTTTGAGTTACGCGCTGGCGCTGGGCCGTCCGGTGGTGTCGACGCCCTACTGGCATGCGGCAGAGGCGCTGGCCGACGGGGTCGGGATCATCTGCCCGTTTGAAGACAGCGCGGCCTTTGCGCACGAAATCTCAAACCTTCTGACCTCGGACGAACATCGCGCCGCCATGTCTCAGCGCGCCTATGACTATGCCCGCCCGTCGCGCTGGAGTGCGGTTGCGAACTCTATGTCAACCGCGCCGCCGCTGATATCGACACGGGAAACATCGCGGCCGGAAACATCGCGAGAGGTCCCGTAAAGCCTGAGCGCCCCCGCGACTACCTGACCCATCCGCCGTCGTGGGAAGCCATTGAGCGCATGAGCGATGACTGCGGTATTTTTCAGCACGGCAAGTTCCGGCTGGCCGATCGCAACCATGGCTATTGCACCGATGATAACTGCCGCGCTTTGTCGCTAATCGCCCTGCAATCGGGGTGGGTCGAAGAAAGTGCTACCCGTGACCGGCTGGCCTATACCTACGCTGCCTTTGTCAATCACGCCTGGACGGGTGAGCGGTTCCGCAACTTTATGGACTACGGCCGCCACTGGCTGGATGACGGCGGATCGGACGATTGCTGTGCGCGCACGCTGGAGTCCCTGATCGACACGGTTCGCTCAAACCTGCCCGATGATCTCAGGCTATGGGCCAAGGAACTGGCGCAGCGCGTTATCCCTCAGAGCGAAAACTGGACGTCGCAGCGCTCGCGCGCCATACTGATCCGGGTGCTGTCGCGCGCCCTTGGCCATGTCGGGGATGAGGCTGATATCCGCACCCGTATCTTTGAGCTGAGCCGGTTGTTGCGCAATGGCCTGAGCGACCATAGCGACGGTGGCCATGCCTGGTTTGAGCCGCGCTTAAGCTATGACAATGCCCGCCTGCCGGAAGGGCTTATTCTGGCCGGGGAAACCTTACGCGATCAAAGCCTGATTGATGAGGGGGCGGAGGCTCTGTCGTGGTTGATGGCGCAGCAGACCTGCACCGAAGGCGGTCATTTCCGGCCGGTGCCGACCTCGCGCTTTGATCAGGGCGGCCAGACCGTGGCGCTATTTGATCAGCAGTCGCTGGAGGTGCAGGCCACCCTCAATGCCTGCCTGACCGCGTGGCGGGTGACGCAGGATACGCGCTGGAAGGACGAAGCGTTTCGGGCGTTTGCGTGGTTCCATGGTGAAAACGATCACGGCCTGTCGCTGATTACGGCGGATGGCGGCTGCTTTGACGGCCTGACGCCGGAAGGCTGCAACCAGAATCAGGGGGCGGAATCGCTTTTGGCCTATCACCTGAGCTGGACCGCCATGATGGCCAACCTTTGAGCAACGCAGTACGGGGACAACCAATGACCAATCTTAACCACAGCCCGATCGTGCTGACCGCCAATCCTGAGCGCGTCGTCTTGCGTCCGTTCTCAATCTCGGTGCAGCCTACCGGGTCGGCGCAGGGCAGCGCATCGCGTGCCCACCGGATCTGCAATCAACTGGTTAGCCTGACGCGGGAACAGTGTCAGGCCGAACTGGCCAATGTGAACCGCGACTTTCAGGGTCGCCACTGGCAAACCCGTGAAATCTTCATCGACCGCTTCAATCAGATACAGCAACTGATCGGCGGTATGGATAATCTGGATGACGATCACCGGGCGCTGATCGGGGCCTATTTTTCCCACGAATACAGTTTTGAAGCCGCCGCCGTCATGAACCCGTCGGTTGTGCCGCACCCGGATCAGTCGGGCATGGCGGAAGGTCATGTGCGCTTTATCATGTCGCTGCGGACGGTGGGCGAAGGGCATATTTCGACCATCTCCTTCCGTGAGGGTGTGCTGAGCGCTGAGGGCAATATTGAGCTTAAGGACGAAAGCGATTTTGTGGTCGCCGCCTCTCCGGCCAGGGATTTTGGTGCGGACGGGCCGGTGGAGCTGCGCCGTCATGCGGCCTGTAATATTTCCTCGACCGTGATTTTCCCGATCACCCGCGCCCAGGCCAACGGGCTTGAAGACCTGCGCATGGTGCATTTTCAAGATGAGAATGGCCGCTCGACCTACATCGGCAGTTACACCGCCTATTCCGGGCGTGAGATTGGCTGTGAGCTGTTTGAAACCGATGATTTCATGACCTTCCGCCTGTCACCGTTCCGCGGTGAGGCCGCGCGTCATAAGGGGCTGGCGCTGTTCCCGCGTAAGATTAATGGCCGTTACGCCGCGATTGGACGACTTGACCACGAAAGCCTGTATTTCCTGGAGAGCGATGATCTGACGGTCTGGAACTATGGCGACCGGTTCATTGAGCCGGTCTATCCGTGGGAACTGGTGCAGATGGGTAATTGCGGCTCACCGATCGAACTGGACGAAGGCTGGCTGTTGCTGACCCACGGCGTCGGGGCTATGCGGCGCTATTCGCTGGCGGCGGCCCTGCTGGATAAGGAAGACCCGCGCAAGGTCATCGCGCGTTCAACCGTGCCCTTGCTGTCGCCGGATGAGGAAACCCGCGAAGGCTATGTGCCGAACGTGGTCTATACCTGCGGCGGGATGCGGGCGGGTGAGTGGATCATGATCCCCTATGGTGTCGCCAATTCGTCGATCCGGTTCGTGACGGCGCGCATCTCAGATATCCTGAATCATCTGGGCGTCGGGGCCGAACAGGCCAGCCAGCCGATAGTCGAGCCGGTGAAGTAGATGTGAACGGCGCACGGTCTGGGTGATGGGTATTAGGGGATTGTTTTGTTAAGGAATGTGGATCATCATCCCGCGCCAAACGCCCTCTGATTTGACTTAAGGCAGACCGATTATGGACGACAATGCCCTTCGCCGCCCCGCAACCACCGGACAGGATGAGGCCAGGCAGGATGAGGGAAGGGCAGGGCCTGCGCTGATCGCGGCCTTTGCTGCGGCCCTTGGCGTGCCACCTGAGCAGCTTATCCCGGCGCAAAGTGCCTTTGTCCACCAGATCATCGAAGACTACGATCCGGAAGAACTGTCCGATCTCGCCCCCGCTGATCTGGCGCGCCATCTGGCCGAATTCTGGGCCATGGGCGATGTTCGCGAAGGCGGCAATCAGGTGCTGACCCGGCTTACGGCGGCGGGCGGCTATGATATCTTAAGCGTCATTCAGTCGGATGCGCCCTTCATAGTCGAAAGCCTGATGGGCGAACTGATCGATCAGGGCGTGTCGATCCGTTCCATGTTCCATCCGGTGGTGGCGGTTGACCGTGATGTTAATGGTCGCCGTGTTGAGGGTGGACCGGCTAAAGAATCGATGATCATGGTCTTTGTCGAGCGCCAGCCGTCGGAAGTCCATAGCCGGATTCTGGAGGGGGTCGATAAGACCCTGAATGACCTGCGGCTGGCGGTGCTGGATTTCCCGCGTATGCTCAAGTTGCTGGCCCA
Protein-coding regions in this window:
- a CDS encoding glycoside hydrolase family 130 protein, yielding MTNLNHSPIVLTANPERVVLRPFSISVQPTGSAQGSASRAHRICNQLVSLTREQCQAELANVNRDFQGRHWQTREIFIDRFNQIQQLIGGMDNLDDDHRALIGAYFSHEYSFEAAAVMNPSVVPHPDQSGMAEGHVRFIMSLRTVGEGHISTISFREGVLSAEGNIELKDESDFVVAASPARDFGADGPVELRRHAACNISSTVIFPITRAQANGLEDLRMVHFQDENGRSTYIGSYTAYSGREIGCELFETDDFMTFRLSPFRGEAARHKGLALFPRKINGRYAAIGRLDHESLYFLESDDLTVWNYGDRFIEPVYPWELVQMGNCGSPIELDEGWLLLTHGVGAMRRYSLAAALLDKEDPRKVIARSTVPLLSPDEETREGYVPNVVYTCGGMRAGEWIMIPYGVANSSIRFVTARISDILNHLGVGAEQASQPIVEPVK
- a CDS encoding glycosyltransferase family 4 protein; translation: MTFELADVAVVAPQSSQRAQSAPKIRRAAIMGNFPPRMCGLATFTRDMYACLSRALPKAGWRVVAMNDPNGAYDYPDVVTDQIAQNDPEAYRRLAASLNADGIDVMFVQHEFGIFGGPAGEYLIECLERLNMPVVTTLHTVLETPNDDQKRVMAALIRVSSTLITMAERGAKILREVYKVPDAQILVVPHGAPSRPLGDTERFKEVFGVGGQKTLMTFGLLSPNKGIETIIKALPDILDSTPDLSYLIVGATHPHLVASQGEAYRDSLMDMARQLGVEDHIVFVNRFMDDAELIDILQATDIYVTPYLTETQITSGTLSYALALGRPVVSTPYWHAAEALADGVGIICPFEDSAAFAHEISNLLTSDEHRAAMSQRAYDYARPSRWSAVANSMSTAPPLISTRETSRPETSREVP